The genomic window AGTGCGGCGAGGGTATCGCCGAGGCCGTGGGGGAGCGAGGGGCCGTGCAGGCCGGCGAGGGCAGGGCCAATGGTGTACCCGCGGTTCGGTTCTCGACCGACCCAGCCCGCCGAATCCAGTTCGGTCAGTACTGCGGTCGCGGTGGCGCGGGCGATATCGAGGCGCTCGGCGATTCCCGCGACACTGATCGGTTGCGTCGACGCCGCCAGCAGGGAAACGATGTCGATGACGCGGCGCGTCGGCGGAGACGCGGATCGATCCGGCATGGCGTAACCCCTTGTTTCTGCGCGCGCGGGCAACCTACTATGTGTCGAATATTAGATCACAAGGTGTCGAGTATTCGACGCACCCACCTCCACCTCGGCGAGCGACAGGCGGGGGTGGGTCGGTCGCGTACGGCGCGGATGGAGCGCGAATGATTCTGGACCGGTTTCGGATAGACGGGCAGGTCGCCGTCGTCACGGGCGCGGGTCGCGGCCTGGGCGCGGCAATCGCGGTGGCCTTCGCCGAGGCAGGCGCCGACGTCGTCATCGCGGCACGCACCAAGAGCCAACTGGACGAGGTAGCCGAGCGGGTGACCGCGGCAGGACGCCAGGCGCACGTGGTGCCCGCGGACCTCAGCGATATCGAGGCCACCGCCGCACTCGCCGCTGCGGCCGTTGAGCGATTCGGTCGCCTGGACATTGTGGTGAACAATGTCGGCGGTGCGCTCCCGTGCCCACTGCTCGACACCACACCCCAGTCACTGGTGGACGCATTCAACTTCAACGTCACCAACGCGCACGCACTCGTTCGCGCCGCAGTGCCGCACATTCTCGAAACCGCCGGTGGCGGTTCCATTCTCAACATCACCTCGACCATGGGCCGACTGCCCGGCCGGGCCTTCGTGGCCTACGGCACCGCCAAGGCCGCGCTGGCGCACTACACCAAACTGGCCGCGCTCGACCTGAATCCACGCATCCGCGTAAACGCCATCGCCCCGGGCTCGATCCTGACCTCCGCGTTGGAGATCGTCGCAGCCAACGACGCGATGCGCACGCAATTGGAAACCAAGACGCCGCTGCACCGAATCGGCGACCCCGAGGACATCGCCGCCGCCGCCCTCTACCTGGTGTCTCCGGCGGGCAAATACCTCACCGGCAAGGTGCTCGAACCCGACGGCGGCTTGATCACCCCGAACCTCGACCTCTCGATTCCGGATCTGTGACATGACTTATCGCGTAGTGCAATGGGGGACAGGCAATGTCGGCAGGCACGCGCTGGCGGGCATCATCGCCAACCCGGACCTGGAACTGGCGGGTGTGTGGGTCTCGGGTCCGGCGAAGTCCGGGGTGGATGCGGGAACCCTTGCCGGACTGGATCATCGAGTAGGCGTGACCGCGACGACCGATGCCGACGCGCTCCTGGCCGCTCGTCCTGATTGCGTCGTCTACTGCTCGAGGACCGACAACCGCTTGATGGAAGCCGTGGGTGACCTACAGCGGATCCTCAGCGCCGGAATCAACGTCGTCGCCTGTGCGCCGGTGTTCTTTCAATACCCCTACGGCGTCCTCCCCGACAACCTGCTGAAACCGGTGCAGGAGGCTGCGGCGCAAGGTAATTCGTCTCTGTGGGTCAATGGTATCGACCCTGGTTTCGCCAATGACCTACTGCCGCTGGCACTCGCGGGCACCTGCCTGCGCATCGATCAGCTCCGCTGCATGGAGATCGTCGACTACGCCAGCTACGACAATCGCGAGGTCATGTTCGACATCATGGGATTCGGCAAACCCCTCGATGACATCCCGATGCTGCTCCAGCCCGGCGTGCTGTCGCTCGCCTGGGGCGGCACCGTCCGCCAACTCGCCGCGGGCATCGGCGTCACCCTCGACGCGGTCACCGAAACCTACGAGCGGATCCCAGCGGCCCATGATTTCGACATCGCCACCGGCCATATCGCCGAGGGCACCGCGGCCGCACTGCGTTTCGAGGTGCGCGGCATGGTCGGCGACCGCCCCGTCACGGTCCTGGAACACGTCACCCGGCTGCATCCCGACCTCTGCCCCGAGTGGCCCCAACCTGCCCACCACGAAGGCTCCTACCGTGTCGAAATCACCGGAGAACCCAGCTACGCAATGGATTTGGTGACCTCCAGCCGCAACGGCGACCACAACCACGCCACCCTCCTCGCCACCGCCATGCGCATAGTCAACGCAGTCCCCGCCGTAGTCCAGGCGGCCCCAGGCATTTTGACGGCCTTGGATCTGCCCCTGATCACAAACCCCGCGCAGCGATAGCACCTATTCGAGTGGTCGATACCGTTCGAGCAGACGCACGTGGCGCGGTTCGAGTTCTTCGACCGTGCTGACGCCGAGCAGCTTCATAGTGCGCACGATCTGCGTGCGCAGGATGTCGATCGCGCGGTCGACACCGGCTTCGCCGCCGGCCATCAGCCCGTAGAGGTAGGCCCGGCCGATAAGGGTGAAGCGCGCGCCGAGGGCAAGGGCGGCGACGATGTCGGCGCCGTGCATGATGCCGGTGTCGAGATGGATCTCCATGTCGTCGCCCACCTCGCGCACCACGGATGGCAGCAGGTGCAACGGTACGGGCGCGCGATCCAGCTGCCGCCCACCATGATTCGACAGGACGATGCCGTCGACGCCGAGCCCCGCCAGGCGCTTGGCGTCATCGACGGTCTGCACACCCTTCACCAGGATCTTCCCCCGCCAGTGCTGCCGGACCCAGGCCAGGTCGTCGAAGCCGACGGTCGGGTCGAACATGGCGTCGAGCAGTGCCGCCACCGTGCCCGACCAACGGTCGAGCGAGGCGAAGGCCAGTGGCTCGGTGGTGAGGAAGTCCCACCACCACCATGGCCTGCGCAAGGCGTCGAGGGCGCCGGACAGCGTGATGGACGGTGGCACCGTCATGCCGTTGCGCACGTCGCGCAGCCGGGCGCCCGCCACCGGCACGTCCACCGTCACCACGAGGGTGTCGAATCCCGAACGCTCGGCGCGTTCTACCAGGTCGAGGGAGCGGCTATGGTCGGTCCAGATGTAGAGCTGGAACCAATTGCGGGCGTCGGCCCCGGTGCCCGCCGCGACGTCCTCGATGGCCGTGGTCCCCATCGTGGACAACGTGAACGGGATGCCCGCGCGTTCGGCGGCGCGCGCCCCCGCCAGCTCGCCCGCCGTGTGCATCATCCGGGTGAACCCGGTGGGCGCGATCCCGAACGGCAGCGCGGCGGTCTTGCCGAGTACCTGGACGGTGGTGTCGGTGGTGGTGACGTCGCGCAGGATCGCGGGACGGAATTCGATGTCGGCGAACGCGTCTCGGGCCCGCTGCAGGCTGATCTCGGCATCGGCGGCGCCGTCGGTGTAGTCGAAGGCGACCTTGGGGGTGCGCTTGCGCGCCAACTCACGCAAGTCCCAGATCGTCTGGGCGCGAGCGAGTTTGCGTGCCCGGCCGCCGAACGGACGCTCGAACTTGACCAGCGGCGCGAGTTCGCGCGGCCGGGGCAGTCGGCGCGCGGTCATCGGGCCGCCCCGGCCGCCTGTGTCGCGCTGCGCAGCCGCAAGGAATGCATGCCACCGTCGACTTCCAACATCGTCGCGGTGATGGACGCCGCGGCGGGGTCGGCCAGATATACCACCGCACTGGCGACTTCCTCGGCCGTGACCAGGCGACCGTGCGGCTGGCGCGCTCGCAGCGCTGCCATCTCCGTGGCGGGATCGGCACTGCTCGCCAGCAGGCGCTGCACCCAGGGTGTGTCGACGGTGCCGGGGTTGACGCAGTTCACCCGGATGCCGTCGCCGACGTGGTCGGCGGCCATGGCGCGGGTGAGCGAAAGTATCGCGCCTTTGCTCGCGCTGTAGGCCGCGCGATCGGGCAGCCCAGTTGTCGCGGCGATCGAGCAGATGTTCACGATCGCGGCGGCCGGCGACCGTCGCAGATGGGGGAGTGCCGCGCGGGAGACGCGCACCGTGCCGAAGACGTTCACCTCGAACAGCCGCCGCCATTCGTCGTCGGTGTTGTCCGCGATGGTCCCCTGTGCGCCGATGCCCGCGTTGTTGACGAGGATGTCGATGCGGCCGAAAGTGTCCACGACTTCCGCGATCGCGCGGCGGACCGATTCGTCATCGGCGACATCGCAGCGGAGCGCAACCCCTGATCTGCCGCCCGGGTTCAGATCGAGCACAGCCACCTGTGCGCCTCCGGTTGCGAACGTTTCGGCAACCGCCTTCCCGATTCCGGACGCACCGCCGGTGACCACCGCCACCAGCCCGTCGAACGTGCCCTGCGACGACATACCGATCATCCTCACACGTCAGGTCCGGTGCGCGAGTTCGCCGCCGGACAGGTCCGATGTTTGACCTTGGCGAACATAACACCTATTCGCTCTGCATGGACCAGATTGCCACTGCGCAAGCAGGATTGACGAATTCTCTATCGACCATTGCGCTCGAAGACATCCGATGTATAGTCGTGACCCAGATCACTATCTGGAACGAGGATCCCTCATGGCGCACCTTACGGCGCTGGACACGCTCGACGTCCGGTTCCCGACGTCGAGCGAGCTGGACGGCTCGGACGCGATGAATCCCGACCCCGACTATTCGGCGGCCTACGTCATCCTGCGCACCGACGACCCGACTGGGCCCGAGGGCCACGGCTTCGCGTTCACCATCGGCCGCGGCAACGATGTGCAACGGGTCGCGATCCAGTCGCTCGAGCATTTGGTCGTCGGCCGCTCCGTCGCCGAAATCACCGGGAACCTCGGAGGATTCGCCCGCTCCCTCAGCGCGGATTCCCAGCTGCGCTGGCTCGGTCCGGAGAAGGGCGTCATGCACATGGCGGTGGGCGCGGTGATCAATGCCGCATGGGATCTGGCCGCGAAGCTGGCCGGAAAACCGGTGTGGCAGTTGGTCGCCGAGATGACGCCCGCGCAGATCGTCGACCTGCTCGACTTCCGCTACCTCACCGACGCGCTCACCCGCGACGAGGCATTGGAGATCCTGCGCCGCGCCGAACCGGGCAAACAGCAGCGCGCGGCCCACTTGCTCGACGCCGGATATCCGGCGTACACGACCTCGCCGGGCTGGCTCGGCTACTCCGACGACAAGCTGGCCCGGCTGGCCCGGCAGGCGGTGGCCGACGGGTTCGGCACCATCAAGATCAAGGTCGGCCGCGACATGACGGAGGACGTGCGGCGGGTCAAGGTCGCCAGGGAGGCGATCGGACCCGACATCGGGCTGGCCGTCGACGCGAACCAGCGGTGGGACGTCGATGCCGCGGTCGACTGGATTTCTCAACTGGCGCAGGCGAACCCGGCCTGGGTCGAGGAGCCGACCAGCCCGGACGACATCCTCGGTCATGCCGAGATCCGTCGTCGCGTAGCGCCGGTGCGGATCTCGACCGGCGAGCACGGCCAGAACCGGATCCTGTTCAAGCAGCTGCTGCAGGCCGGCGCCGTCGACATCCTCCAGATCGATGCGGCAAGGGTCGCCGGGGTCAACGAGAATCTGGCAATCCTATTGCTGGCAGCCAAGTTCGGCGTTCCGGTCGTGCCGCACGCGGGTGGCGTCGGGTTGTGCGAGCTGGTCCAGCATCTGGCGATGATCGATTACGTCGCGATTTCCGGAACGATGCAGGACCGCGCGATCGAGTTCGTCGACCACCTGCACGAGCATTTCCGGCATCCGGTGCGGGTGCGCGGCGGGCGCTACCTCGCGCCGCGTGCGCCTGGTTTCAGCGCCGAGATGTTGCCTGCCTCGTTGCGGGACTACACGTATCCCACCGGGGCCGCCTGGCGCGCGGACCCAGCGGACGCCGACCCGAATTCCACGCCGGGAGTGGCCCTCCCACAACAGCAGGAGATCTTATGAAAACCGCCAGCATCATCGGCGTAGCCCTCGGCGCCACCCTGGTCATCGCCTCCGGCGCCGCCTGTTCGCGGGAGCCGGTCGGCACCGGTGACAGCGCGCCGGCCGTCACCGTCGGCAGCGGGGCGGACAGCGGCGTTCTGGTCGGGGCGGATCAGCCGCGCTCGGACTCCGATTTCTGGAGCGCCTACGCGGGCTACCTCGGTCCGAAGGCCGCCGCGGCGGGCGTCCGGCTGGAGAACACCTCCTCGGACAACGACGCCAACCGGCTCAAATCCAATGTCGACACCCTGCTGTCGAAGGACGTCAAAGCGATCATCATGGCGCCGCAGGACACCGCCGCGGTCAAACCGGCCCTCGCCGCCGCGACCGCCAAGGGCGTTCCGGTGGTCAGCGTCGACACCCGCCCGGACACCGGCGGCGTGTATATGGTCGTGCGCGCGGACAACCGCGCCTACGGCACCAAGTCGTGTGTCTATCTCGGTGAAACCTTGCAGGGCACCGGCAAGGTCGTCGAGTTCCAGGGCGATCTGAGTTCGATCAACGGACGCGATCGGTCGGAGGCCTTCGCCGAGTGCATGAAGACCCGTTATCCAGGCATCAAGGTGATCGAGATCCCGACCGACTGGAAGGGCGATCGCGCCGTCTCGGGCCTACAGGACAAACTGCTGACCGACCCGGACATCAACGGCATCTACATGCAGGCGGGCGGGGTGTTCCTCCAATCGACGATGGCACTGCTGCGACGCAGCGGCAAACTGGTGAAAGCCGGTGCGCCAGGGCACATCACGATCGTGTCGAACGACGGCATCAAGGCCGAGCTGGACGCCATCGAAGCGGGTGAGATCGACGCGACCATCTCCCAGCCCGCCGACCTCTACGCGCAGTACGCGGCGTTCTACGCCAAGGCCGCGATCGACGGCCGCAAGTTCTCCCCTGGTCCGACCGACCATGGGTCCACGATCATCGACACCGGCGTCGGCGGCACGCTCGAGGATCAGTTGCCCGCGCCCGTCGTCACCCGAACCGGCGGCAAGGTAGGCGAACTCGATACTCTGCCCACCTCCGCACCCGGCCTGTGGGGGCACGGCGGATGACCGGCGAACCGATCGCCGAAGCCATCGACGTCTCGAAACGGTTCGGGCGCAACGTCCTCGCGCTCGACCGGGTCGGCCTGCGGGTTGCCGCGGGCCGGACCCACGCCCTGGTCGGTCGCAACGGCGCCGGGAAGTCAACCCTGGTGTCGATTCTGACCGGACTCGCAACTCCGGATGAGGGGGAGGTGCGGTTCAACGGTCTACCAGCGCCCTCGCCCGGCGACCGGGACGCCTGGCGGTCGCGGGTGGCCTGCGTGTATCAGAAGTCGACGATCATTCCTGATCTGTCGGTGGCGGAGAATCTGTTCGTCAACCGACAGCACCTCGGCGGCCGAATCATCAACTGGCGCAGGGTGCGCGGCCGCGCCAGGGAGCTGCTCGACACCTGGTCCGTGCCGGTCGATGTCGACACCGTCGCCCGTGATCTGTCCGTGGAGCATCGGCAGCTGGTGGAGATCGCGCGCTCGCTGTCGCACGGCGCGCGCTTCATCATCCTGGACGAGCCCACCGCGCAACTCGACGGACCCGCGATCAAGCGGCTGTTCAGCAGGATCGGGGACCTACAGGCTCAGGGCGTCACCTTCCTGTTCATCTCCCATCACCTCGACGAGACCTACGAAATCTGCCGGGACATCACCGTTTTTCGTGATGCCAGACATGTCGTGACCGCTCCTGCCGCCGATCTCGGCAAAAAGGAACTCATCGCCGCGATGACCGGCGACTCGGTCGAACTCCAGATACCGGCCGCGCGGCGCGACCCTGATGCGGCGGCAACACCGACGCTTCGGGTCGAAGGACTCACCCGGTCCGGCGAATTCAGCGATGTGTCGCTCGAGGTGAAGCCGGGTGCGATCGTCGGCCTGGCCGGCGGCGGCAGCAGTGGCCGGATCGAGGTGGCCGAGACCATCGTCGGATTACGCAAGGCCGCAGCGGGTTCCATCCTCGTATCGGGTACCCGCCCGCGCCGGGGTGGCGTGCGGGCGGCGCTGGACGCGGGGATCGGCTTCGTGCCACGGGACCGGCACGAGGAGGGCCTGATTCCGGAGATGAGCGTAGCCGATAATGCCACGCTGACCGTGCCGCACCGGCTGGGACGACTGGGACTGCTGTCTCGGCGCACCCGGAACACGGTGGCGGGCAAGGCCATCGAGGATCTCGGGATCAAAACCGAAGGGCCGGAACAGAGCGTCGCCGAACTGTCGGGCGGCAATCAGCAGAAGGTCGTGTTCGCCCGCGCACTGGCCACCGATCCGGCGGTACTGGTGCTGATCACACCGACCGCGGGCGTCGACGTCCGGTCCAAGGAGACTTTGCGCGGTGTCGTGCGCGACGCCGCGGACCGGGGCACCGCAGTCCTGGTGGTATCGGACGAGCTCGACGATCTGCGCGACTGCGATCGCGTCCTGGTGATGGTGCAGGGCCGGATCGCTCAGGAATTCGAGAAGGGCTGGGGCGACAAGGAACTCGTCGCCGCCATGGAAGGACTGTCATGACCCCGATCGCGACCGGACGCGAACCCGCGACCCGCGACACCGCCGCCACCCGGCGGTCATTGGCCACCGTGCGCTGGGGTGCGCTGCGCGACTTCCTGCTCGTACCGCCGATCCTGCTGGTACTGGTGGTCGGTTACTTCATCAACAGCAACTTCGTCTCGTCCACCAACCTGACCAACGTGCTGACCTCGATGAGCGGCATCGCGCTCATCGTGCTGGCCGAGGTGCTGGTGCTGGTGGTCGGCCGGATGGATCTGTCCCTGGAGTCGACCTTCGGGCTCGCCCCCGGCGTCGCCATCTGGGCGACCATGGGCACCGCGAAAGTGGGCGCCTTCACCTGGACTTCGCCGTGGATGGCCATTCCGATCGCGCTGCTCGTCGGCTTCGCCGTCGGTGCGCTCAACGGCGTGCTGATCGTCCGGTTCGGGCTGAACGGTTTCATCGTCACCCTGGCGATGCTCATCGCGCTGCGCGGCCTGCTCACCTTCCTCACCGAGGGATTCACGCTCACCAAGATTCCGCCGTCGGTCGAATGGCTGGGCAACACCCGGATACTCGGCGTGCCGGTCGACGTCGCGCTCTGCCTGGCGTTGTTCGTCCTCGGCTACCTCGTGCTCACCTATACGACCGCGGGACGCTCGCTCTACGCCGTCGGCGGCAACGAGGCCGCCGCGCGGGCCGCGGGCATCCGCACCGATAACGTCGTTATCGCCGTGCTGGTCGTCGCCGGTGGGCTCGCCGCGGTCGGTGGGCTGATCTACTCGGGACAGTTCGCCAGCGTGCAGGTGAGCCAGGGCGACGGGATGATCTTCCAGGTGTTCGCCGCCTGCGTGATCGGGGGTGTGGCGCTCAACGGCGGACGCGGTTCGGTGCTCGGCGCGTTCTTCGGCGTCCTGATTCTCACCTTGATCCAGAAGCTGCTGTCCTACGGCGGGGTCAGCGCCGACTCGCTCAAGTTCATCAACGGTGCGCTGATCCTGGTGGCCTTGGTGATCACCCGCATCGCCAGCGGACGACGGCAGGAGTGAATATGCGAATCGCTTTGCACACCAAGCTGAAACCCGGTGCCGAGGCCGAGTACGAAGCCGCGCACCGTGCGGTGCCCGCCGAACTTGTCGCGGCTATCCGGGATGCCGGAGCGACGGACTGGACCATCTGGCGCAGCGGCCTCGACCTGTTCCACGTGATCGACTGTGCGGCATACGATCTGCTACTCGCTCGGTTGGCCGAGCTGCCCGCCAATGTGGCCTGGCAGCTGCGGATCAACGAGCTCCTCGAAGCGTCGCACGACTATACGGCGCCCGGGGCCGACGCCGCGTTGCCGGTGGTGTGGGAATTGAATCCCGCGGCGGGTGATGTGGATGCATGACGTATCGGACATCATCCTCGGCGGCGCGGGCTACGCCGGGCTGTTTCGCGCCGTTGACGAGGAAGTCGCTCAGGCAGGCATTGCGGCAGCCTGGGACGCGGGTATCCGGGCCTTCGACACCGCACCGCACTACGGCGCGGGCAGCGGCGAAGAACGGCTCGGCCGATTCCTGCGCACCCGGCCGCGTACGGAATACACGCTGTCGACCAAGGTGGGCCGCCTGCTCTACGACGATCCGCAAGCCGCCGATGGAGTGGACGGCTTCTGGGGGACGCCGAAACGCTCACGGCGACGCGACTATTCGGCATTGGGTGTCCGGCGATCGCTGGAGGATTCACTGACCCGATTGGGCTTGGACCGGGTGGACCTGCTGCTCATCCACGACCCGGACGATCACCAGGACGAAGCCCGCACCGCCGCCGCGCCCGAACTCGTCCGCATGCGGGCCGAAGGCATCGTCTCCGGCATCGGTATCGGGGTCAACGATGTGGATGTGGCGCTGCGATTCGTCCGCGAATCCGCCATCGATCACCTGCTGATCGCGGGCCGGTACACCCTGCTGGACCGGCGGGCCGAAGTCGAGTTGCTTCCCGAATGTGCGCGACGCGGCATTCGAGTACTCGTGGGTGGCGTGCTGAACAGCGGAATTCTGGCCGACCCGCTGCACACGGCGACCTTCGACTATCAGCCAGCGCAACGCGCCGTCGTCGAACGCGCACTGGCAATGGACCGGATCTGCGCGAAATACGATGTGCCCCTGCGGGCGGCGGCGTTGCAATTCCCGCGCCGCAACGCGGCGGTCGGTGCCATCGTCATCGGCGCACGGACCCGCGCGGAAGTCGACGACACCGTCGCGATGCTGAACATCGCAGTACCGGAGGAACTCTGGCACGAGTTGGGTCGGTGCCCATGACCCGGCAGTCAGCCTGCGGCGCGGCGCAGCCATTCCATCACGCCTGCCACGTGGGCGAGGGCTCGCGCGTGCGCGAGTTCGGGATCGCGGGCGGCGATCGCATCGCAGATGCCGCGGTGCTCGGCGACGGTGCGTTCGAACGCCCGCTCCTCGGTGATGCCGCGCCAGATCCGGGCCCGCATCGTCGGCAGCGACAGCGAATCCAGCAGGGAGGCAAGCACCTTGTTGCCGGAGGCGGCGGCGATGGCGGCGTGGAACTCGAGATCGAGCGCGACGAGCTCGGTCACCGAGGTCGTTTCGGGTTCCACCAGGGTGCGCAGGTGGGCGATCCGTTCCTCGGACATCAATTGCGCCGCGAGTGCGGTAGCGGCGGGCTCGAGGATGCGCCGGACCCCGAAAATGTCCAATACCGAGTCGTCCTGGTGGAATTCGAGCAGGAAGCTCATGGCGTCGAGCAGCGACTTCGGTTCCAGGCTCGCCACATACGTGCCATCGCCCTGGCGCACGTCCAGGATCCGGACCAGCGACAGCGCACGCACCGCTTCGCGCAGCGAGTTGCGCGAGACGCCGAGCTCCGCGGCGAGATCGGCTTCGCGGGGCAGTCGCGAGCCGGGCTCGAGATCGCCCGAGATGATCATCGCCTTGATCTTCGCTATCGCGTCGTCGGTGACCGACACCTGTTTCCTTCGTTCGAGGATGTGAAGCTATGCCTCCGATGACTGTAGACTCACACGTTCATATCTGGCAGGTAGACGGGGGAAAATTCGACGTCGAATACGACTGGCTGACAGAAACATCGGATGTTTTATACCGAAATTACACCCTGGCGGATGTGCGGCCCGAACTGGCCGAGCACGGTATCGGCGCGATCGTGCTGGTGCAAGCCTCCGATTCGCTGGCCGAGAATCGCGCGCTACTCGACGCCGCGGCCGCCTCGCCACAGCCAGCCGCCGTGGTCGGCTGGCTGCCACTGCACCGGCCCGACCTCGCCGCCGCCGAACTGCCCGCGCTGCGCGCGCATCCCGAATTCGTCGGCGTCCGGCACATGATCCACCGGGACCCGGACCCGAAATGGCTACTGCGCCCCGAGGTTTCGGAAGGCCTCGCGCTACTCGCCGAGGGCGGGCTGGTTTTCGACGCGGTGGCCGAACGACCGGATCTGCTCGCGCAGGTTCCGCTGATCGCGCACGAGCACCCCGACCTGACGATCGTCCTGGATCACCTGGGCAAACCGCCGATCGCGACCGGCGGCTGGCAGCCGTGGGCCGACCTGCTCGCCGAGGCGGCGGCCGCACCGAATGTGGTGGCCAAGATTTCCGGGCTGGCCACGGTGTCCGGGCCGGAGATCAGCGCCAGGCGCTGGCAGCCCTATGTCGACCACGCACTCGAGGTCTTCGGACCCGACCGGCTGATGGTCGGCGGTGATTGGCCTTTCACGCTAACGGCCGCGTCCTATCGGACCGTGTGGCAAACCACGCTGGAAACGCTGAACCACCTGACCTCCGCCGCCCGAGTTCAGGTGTTGACCGAAGTGGCTTGGCGCACTTACCAATTGCCCCTCGCACCGACCTGGATGACCCAAGGAGAACCCGAATGAAGCTGCAGCGCATCGGCGACCACGGCGCGGAGCGACCGATCGTCGTCGACGGCGAGCACGCCTACGATCTGTGCCCGCTCACCACCGACATCGATGGCGACTTCCTCACCGCGGGCGGCATCGATGCGGTCGGTGCCGCGCTCGCGGCGGGCCGACTTACCCGCATCGATGTCACCGGCCAGCGTATCGGCGCGCCGGTGGCCCGGCCGCAGGCGGTGTGGTGCATCGGCATGAACTACGCCGCACACGCCGCGGAATCAGGCGCGGCGCCGCCCGAGGCGCCCGTGGTGTTCTTCAAAACCCCCAACACCGTCGTCGGCCCCTACGACGACGTGCTCATCCCGCGCGACTCCCGCAAGACCGACTGGGAGGTAGAGCTCGCGGTGGTAATCGGTAAGCGCGCACGCTACCTCGACTCCGCCGAAGCGGCACTGAATCATGTTGCGGGCTACACCATGTCGAACGATGTCTCGGAACGTGCATTCCAGCTGGAACAGTCGGGCGGGCAGTGGTCGAAAGGCAAGTGCTGCGAGACCTTCAATCCGCTGGGACCGGCCCTCGTGCCGCGGGACCGGCTCGACCCGCGCGACCTGCGGTTGCGTTCGTGGGTGAACGGCGAAGCGCGCCAGGACTCCAGCACCGCCGACCTCATCTTCGACGTCGGCTACCTCGTCTGGCACCTGTCCCAGTACGCGGTCCTGGAACCCGGCGACATCATCAACACCGGAACCCCTGCCGGGGTAGCACTTTCCGGTCGTTACCCGTATCTACGCGACGGCGACGTGGTGGAGGTAGAGATCGAGGGGATCGGCCGGGCCAGGCAGCGATGCCGCAACGCCGTATCGGCGAGCGAGCCGTCGCCCCCAGCCGCGGTGCGGGTGTGAGCGCTTCGCCGACGCTCCGGAATCACTCCGCGGCCAGGACCTCGAGCGCCCTGTCGACGTCATCGACGTCGTTGTAGAGGTGGAAGGCGAAGCGCAACCCGCCGTTGCGTGCGGAGATGATGACACCGGCCTGCTCGAGGCGCGGCGCCGCATCACCCGCCCCGAGGACCGACACGATCGCGGAACGGCCCGGCACCGACTCGAGGCCGATCTCGGTCAATCCCGCGCGGAAGCGGTCGGCGAGATCGAGGTTGTGCGCGTTGATCTTTTCGACCGTCAGCTCCTCGATCAGCGAGAGTCCCGCCGTCGCGGCGATCACGCCGAGCCAGTCGGGGGTCGCGTCGAAGCGGTGCGTGGTCGATGCCAGCGCGACCGGCCGGTACAGCTCGGCCCACCGGTCGGCGGCGGCATACCAACTGGGCCCGACCGGGCGCACCGTCGCGGCGGCCTCCGGTGCCGCGGCGAAGAAGGAGAGGCTGCGCGCACCGATCAGCCATTTGAATGTCGCGCACACCCAGTAGTCGGCGTCGGCGAAGCTCAGCGGCAGCCAACTCGCCGCCTGCGTGGCGTCCACCAGCAGCCGGGCGCCATGGGCCTGCGTGGCGGCGCGCAGCACCGGCAAGTCGGTGATCCGGCCGTCCGCCGATT from Nocardia iowensis includes these protein-coding regions:
- a CDS encoding sugar ABC transporter substrate-binding protein, with protein sequence MKTASIIGVALGATLVIASGAACSREPVGTGDSAPAVTVGSGADSGVLVGADQPRSDSDFWSAYAGYLGPKAAAAGVRLENTSSDNDANRLKSNVDTLLSKDVKAIIMAPQDTAAVKPALAAATAKGVPVVSVDTRPDTGGVYMVVRADNRAYGTKSCVYLGETLQGTGKVVEFQGDLSSINGRDRSEAFAECMKTRYPGIKVIEIPTDWKGDRAVSGLQDKLLTDPDINGIYMQAGGVFLQSTMALLRRSGKLVKAGAPGHITIVSNDGIKAELDAIEAGEIDATISQPADLYAQYAAFYAKAAIDGRKFSPGPTDHGSTIIDTGVGGTLEDQLPAPVVTRTGGKVGELDTLPTSAPGLWGHGG
- a CDS encoding sugar ABC transporter ATP-binding protein, whose translation is MTGEPIAEAIDVSKRFGRNVLALDRVGLRVAAGRTHALVGRNGAGKSTLVSILTGLATPDEGEVRFNGLPAPSPGDRDAWRSRVACVYQKSTIIPDLSVAENLFVNRQHLGGRIINWRRVRGRARELLDTWSVPVDVDTVARDLSVEHRQLVEIARSLSHGARFIILDEPTAQLDGPAIKRLFSRIGDLQAQGVTFLFISHHLDETYEICRDITVFRDARHVVTAPAADLGKKELIAAMTGDSVELQIPAARRDPDAAATPTLRVEGLTRSGEFSDVSLEVKPGAIVGLAGGGSSGRIEVAETIVGLRKAAAGSILVSGTRPRRGGVRAALDAGIGFVPRDRHEEGLIPEMSVADNATLTVPHRLGRLGLLSRRTRNTVAGKAIEDLGIKTEGPEQSVAELSGGNQQKVVFARALATDPAVLVLITPTAGVDVRSKETLRGVVRDAADRGTAVLVVSDELDDLRDCDRVLVMVQGRIAQEFEKGWGDKELVAAMEGLS
- a CDS encoding ABC transporter permease, encoding MTPIATGREPATRDTAATRRSLATVRWGALRDFLLVPPILLVLVVGYFINSNFVSSTNLTNVLTSMSGIALIVLAEVLVLVVGRMDLSLESTFGLAPGVAIWATMGTAKVGAFTWTSPWMAIPIALLVGFAVGALNGVLIVRFGLNGFIVTLAMLIALRGLLTFLTEGFTLTKIPPSVEWLGNTRILGVPVDVALCLALFVLGYLVLTYTTAGRSLYAVGGNEAAARAAGIRTDNVVIAVLVVAGGLAAVGGLIYSGQFASVQVSQGDGMIFQVFAACVIGGVALNGGRGSVLGAFFGVLILTLIQKLLSYGGVSADSLKFINGALILVALVITRIASGRRQE
- a CDS encoding L-rhamnose mutarotase, coding for MRIALHTKLKPGAEAEYEAAHRAVPAELVAAIRDAGATDWTIWRSGLDLFHVIDCAAYDLLLARLAELPANVAWQLRINELLEASHDYTAPGADAALPVVWELNPAAGDVDA
- a CDS encoding aldo/keto reductase encodes the protein MHDVSDIILGGAGYAGLFRAVDEEVAQAGIAAAWDAGIRAFDTAPHYGAGSGEERLGRFLRTRPRTEYTLSTKVGRLLYDDPQAADGVDGFWGTPKRSRRRDYSALGVRRSLEDSLTRLGLDRVDLLLIHDPDDHQDEARTAAAPELVRMRAEGIVSGIGIGVNDVDVALRFVRESAIDHLLIAGRYTLLDRRAEVELLPECARRGIRVLVGGVLNSGILADPLHTATFDYQPAQRAVVERALAMDRICAKYDVPLRAAALQFPRRNAAVGAIVIGARTRAEVDDTVAMLNIAVPEELWHELGRCP
- a CDS encoding FadR/GntR family transcriptional regulator; translated protein: MSVTDDAIAKIKAMIISGDLEPGSRLPREADLAAELGVSRNSLREAVRALSLVRILDVRQGDGTYVASLEPKSLLDAMSFLLEFHQDDSVLDIFGVRRILEPAATALAAQLMSEERIAHLRTLVEPETTSVTELVALDLEFHAAIAAASGNKVLASLLDSLSLPTMRARIWRGITEERAFERTVAEHRGICDAIAARDPELAHARALAHVAGVMEWLRRAAG